TCAACTAGGACTCTAATTAAGGGATAAGACTCCATGTTTGATGGGCTGTCTCACATAAAATCTCTCCTTCATCGAAAAACAGCTTGTCTGCAAGCTGTAGGTTGTCAATTTCCTCCTAGGGGACCTTGGGTGCTACCAGTTGTGGAGCTATCTTGGTCGTTGTTAAGTTACTGTATATATCATTGTATCTCTAGTTACAGTACTCTCCCCTTGATAGTACTCCCTCtgcaaagaaatataagagcgtttagatcactaagtagtgatctaaacgctgttatatttctttacggagggagtattgtttTTATAGGTGACtaactagcaaaaatgcccgtgcgttgcaacgggagaaaaaggaTCACACACCCCTAAGCCCAATATGCATGGCGATGGAAATGTATGTTGCGGAATAACATGAAGCAGAATTGTGATTTCAGCCAAccaatctttgcaaatggctaagaaATTTAGACATTGTACAATTTGTGAGTTAGGTTAAAGACAATCATCTCCAACAGAAATGAAAACAATAAACTCATGCATAAGAAAAGACATAGAAAGCATAAGAAAATTCGAAATACCGAAACATATTTCTTCTGCCAATGCAAGATGTTATTCCTCACATTCATTTCATTATCAGAAGAATAAAAATTTAGGATTTAATACAGCTTTTAATAGGAATAATGTGTACTATAATTAAGCACGGGCTAGGTTGTCACCGAGAAAGCATATTCAGTACTATAATCAAGCATAGGCTAGGTTGACTACCCATCGTTTGGTTTATAGTGTGCGTATATCTCAACGAAAAAACCAAATATAAGTGCAGTAAATATAGAttatcaactactccctccgttctgaattacttgtcgcaggtatggatgtatctagatgtattttagttctagatacatccatttctgcgacgagtaatttggaacggagggagtataacagaAAGTTATAATTTTAGTATACAATGAGGGTAATTTTTTTATAATTTAGTATACAATGCAGATTAAGCACCATACTGACAATAAAAATGTCGTATACACAACACTTCTATTGAGTTACTGACATCATACAGTAAAAAGACTGCGATCCAAATTGCTTGCCTGCACTAGAGCTTCTTATACTGTATGCAACTCTTGTTCATTAAAAAAAGAAACAACTTAGATTTTGCATCAAAAATATAACATTGGTGGATGTATATTTCCCGTCCAACTTCAGTACTAGGTTGTACATCGGATGTTGATGCATAATGAGAAAGCATATCACATCAGCAGATTAGCCATCCTAATGAGTTACTCACATATGACAATAAAAATATTATACATGAAATATTTTTATTGAAGTAATTTTACACAGACGCAATTGTTCCTCCGTACCTTCAGTTACGCTAGGCATGACATCTTCTTCCTTGTTCACAAACTTTACTGAGATTAGACCCTATGACCATGATTTCTGAATGTGTTTTATGTGGAGTGTCCGAAAGACAATTTGTTTTGTCGTAGCCCATGTATGCTCCTGCTGTATATAGGCTGTACTATGTTGTAGTAGACATAGGTGTTTCCCTGTTGCTTCGCTTTCCGGCTGTACGCGTCACGTTTTATTTTGCTGGGTATGAGCAGCGCATGCAGCAGCAAACCTGCATGCAATGGCATCATGCAACGTGAATCAAGGTTCTCCCCTCCTTAAATTATGCTCGATCCGCTCTAAAGTAACCAAAGTCCTGACTCGACTTCAACCGCAGCACCCCAAACCTTCACACGGGAAGGACAGGAGCGGCGCTAATTATTTTGGTTGTTGACACCCAGTGGCATTACCGTCGTCATGCTGACGCCTAGAGCTCCTTATCCATGTCCAGTCTCACAAGCATCTCTGTTGTCACCGTTGACATCACTGGCGGGACGGAGCCGTGTGGGACGACACCTCGGACTCGTATTGGCCCTTATCTGCTCCATGTGTATCTCCATATCTCAACGGTTTAATTACCTTCTATTTTCCTTTCTCCGAGGCAGCTTCTTAACACCTGGGAAAGTCAAAGAAGTATATAAATTTGGTCGGTTAGATTTAAGGAGTCGATGTAGGACTATTGAAGATGCAATTGACCTACTGTTTAACGCACAAACATGTTCTAGCTCGTTGGTATTGTGACCTGTGTAGAACAGGTGGTCGCGAGTTCGATACTCCAGACCAGCGCGCAAATTTTTGCGCCTCGGCCTGATTTTTTGGGCCACTGGCCATCAGCACACATGGAGGGGTGATTATTTGGGCTTTTGGGCCACCAGCCGTCAGCACACGGAGGCTTCGTGAGACGCATGGATGGGGAAAGCTGACGTACGAAGAAATTAAGACGGACGGACGAAAATTAGAAGGGACGGACGAAATTACGGTGGTAAGAAGCGATAGATACTTTATTAGTAGGCATAGATTTACTTCCGGTGCTTTTCCCTGGAAAATTAGTAACTTAAGTGTGACAGTACAAATTACTGTTTATAGTTGGTAATTCTAGTGCTGAATGGCTGCCGAGagataatgtactccctccgttcacttttataagtcgtttcagacaagtgAAATTgtgctgttttgcacattgtctgaaacatCTACAAAGCCTTATAaaaatgaacagagggagtataatttttTGGGGATAATGGTACTGTGTCGATATAAATCTGTCCTCTTGTTTCCCCTGCAGTTGGGTATCAAATGGTGTTGTTGGCTCACCTGCATTTGCAGCTTATGATCAAGGTCAGTAATCAAAGTTGGATTTAATGTATTCCACTGCTGGGCCGCAAATGCTGAAGTTCTTTCCTCGTTTTTGATTCCGTGTAGGTTATGATGTTTTTCTTGGAAATCTCCGTGGTTTGGTTTCAAGAGAGCATATGGATGAAAATCTTTCTTCCTCCAAGTAAGTGCTACTCCCTGTTTTTTAGACCGTCTTATATTAATGAACAGAGGTTGTATTAGTTTATTGGTTGAGATAATTTTTTACTCCTGTATATGCCAAATCAATTTGGTTACTGTGCTTGCTCATCTCTGATGCTCCTTCTCAATTCATGTTAGGTACTGGAAATATTCTGTCAATGAGCATGGAACCAAAGATATGCCAGCAATAATCGAGGAAATTCACAAGATTAAAACTTCAGAACTTGGCAGCAGTCAGAATCTTATTGGGGAGGAAATGGAAGATCAAAATGGTGACATAAAGAATTCGGAAATACAGACTTCAGAGGAAGACGTGACAAAAAATCAGCCTTATAAGCTCTGTGCTGTCTGCCACAGCCTGGGTGGTGCAGTTATGTTGATGTATGTGGTGACATCAAGGATTGCACAGAAGCCCCACAGGTTGTCAAGATTGGTCTTGCTATCTCCTGCCGGTTTTCACGAGGATTCAAATGTGGTGTTCAGCTTGGTGGAGAAGATCATCCTGTTTGTTGGTCCAGTACTTGCTCCACTTGTGCCTGGGCTGTACATACCAACTCGATTCTTCAGGATGCTTCTGAACAAATTAGCTAGGGATTTCCACAACTATCCAGCTTTGGGTGGTCTCGTCCAAACCCTTATGGGGTATGTTGTTGGTGGTGACAGTTCAAATTGGGTGGGAGTACTTGGGTTGCCTCACTACAACATGGATGACATGCCCGGTGTATCGTTTCATGTTGTACTCCATCTTGCACAGATAAAGAGGGCGAAGAGGTTCCAAATGTATGACTATGGAAGTGCCGCGGCAAACATGGAAGCGTATGGAACACCAAAACCATTGGACCTGGGAGCTCACTACAGTCTTATTGACATCCCCATGGACCTGGTTGCTGGGCAAAGAGACAGAGTAATCTCACCAACCATGGTGAAGAAGCACTACAAGTTGATGCGGAAGGCTGGTGTTGAAGTCTCCTATAATGAATTCGAGTATGCTCATTTGGATTTCACATTTTCACACAGGGAAGAGCTTTTGTCCTATGTTATGTCCCGCCTGGCCTTAGCAGCTGACGCAGGTAAAGGCCGCATCAAGCAGACCACTGTGCGACTAAGGAAGCCGAAGAGAGTTCAGTCAGAAATGGAGAAGGATCGTGCCATGGAGTATAGAGGCGCAGATGAAGAGATACCTGGTGAACCAAATGGGCATAGCAAGTGATGCAAATTTCTGACTAGCTGTTGTTGTACGTAGTTTTGTGCATAGGTAGTATATATATGACACGCCGCTCTCTGCATACTTCTACAATCTACACCATGTAGAAGAATATTTGAGGATGGATATTGCACAGTTTTAATAGTGAAGTTCGATGGGGACTCTTTTATATCCTTGTCGGAAACCAGACTGGTACATGTATACATGATATGTTAATGTTTTCACACAAATGAATATAACTGACACAAGGACAGGCTATTTTTTTGGGGTGAATtagagcatgcttggatacgttttagtcccatgactaaaagtagtgggactaaaacttgctagtctcacccatgcttggatccaagtactaaagagactaaaatctagttattgagcatttattatcctccaaaccctccaatccagaactaaggagaggaattaaatgaggagagagagagctaatacatattttagtaggtttcccatgactaaaagattttagcctcaagactagtcctagcctctctttagtcaggggtgcttgaaactttagcctctaaaagagactatttttagtcagactaaaaatagtcccttgtatccaagcaccctcttaggagCGCTTGATAAGCCACGGCATATGTCTACATTTCATCAAACACATGCCATGCAGAAAATACAAGTACCTTTACCTGGAACACAATGCATTCCATTAACTCGCGGACGCGGCGATATCGCCGGCCACGGCACCAATCACCAAGTACATTGGGGGGCAGGTTAGCGATCCACATGCGGTCATCAGAGCTGACCCAGAACTATAACTCGCCAGTAAATGAGCTAGGACATTACATTCACGTTGATCAAAATTAACTTTGTAATCTATGAAGCCCAGCTGTAGCTGAAACTTGGACTCCCGATCTGCCGAATTTGAGTCATTGGCTTGCTTGAGGGGAAGATCACACCGCCCGGCCCATTCCAAACCCCTTGGCAAGATTGATTGCTTTCATGAGGGCTGCGGCCTCAGCCTGTAGAGCCGCCGATTGGTGCAAGACGGTACCAGCAGCAGCAAAAAAGACATCGCCCGTCGAGTCTCTGGCAATACAGCCCCAGCCGGCCGTTCCCGAAGACACCATGAAAGAAGCATCAAAGTTCAGCATAACCCATTCAGGCCATGTTTGGCACCAAGGGTTTTCAAGGATTATTGGGGATTTGGTGAACCCCTCCCCCGCACCAAATCCCTCTAAATCCCCTTCCCCCTCCCAAACCCCTTCCCCATCTATCCATATAGAGTGTTTGGCATGCAGGGACAAATTTGGTCCATTTTAAACATGAACTTCAACAACACACTGATTAAAATCTGATCTTTACTGCTGAACACGCTGAAGCATCAATGGCCATATCATCAAGTACTACTGAAAGCAACAAATCATAATCTTTAAGAACAATGGCATATAAACTAAGAACATCAAAGGCCATACACAGGCA
The Triticum dicoccoides isolate Atlit2015 ecotype Zavitan chromosome 3A, WEW_v2.0, whole genome shotgun sequence genome window above contains:
- the LOC119272221 gene encoding uncharacterized protein LOC119272221; protein product: MRRIEWWWLQGLGRAETTARSSAAAAGVRVCARARLRYANGRAEALEMPYAVQRVRSVKTFTYETLNNIARLINGISALLLTLLPGKANILEGVSGWELRPAFRGPRLPRWMESGVSSFNEFIHELSADSESESIAGSVPGDDDNEEFVCPPSPLSQSSRLSHTSSFGRHDRRLRRPIKYAVSWIIWPVKIFLSLLLVLFNAVKYRISRASAKTPESPYLSRSISAKKPIHMKDQVLQRTTDRRRGVVEDVHLAVEIFIESVFDVVHKGAHYVLSPSEVWQKLFWWIHGNRVGNSSPAVDVPTANIGSDNPVPTERKTVYRHALNTDSRTCEDVITELGYPFEAIKVVTSDGYVLLLERIPRRDSRKVVLLQHGVLDSSMGWVSNGVVGSPAFAAYDQGYDVFLGNLRGLVSREHMDENLSSSKYWKYSVNEHGTKDMPAIIEEIHKIKTSELGSSQNLIGEEMEDQNGDIKNSEIQTSEEDVTKNQPYKLCAVCHSLGGAVMLMYVVTSRIAQKPHRLSRLVLLSPAGFHEDSNVVFSLVEKIILFVGPVLAPLVPGLYIPTRFFRMLLNKLARDFHNYPALGGLVQTLMGYVVGGDSSNWVGVLGLPHYNMDDMPGVSFHVVLHLAQIKRAKRFQMYDYGSAAANMEAYGTPKPLDLGAHYSLIDIPMDLVAGQRDRVISPTMVKKHYKLMRKAGVEVSYNEFEYAHLDFTFSHREELLSYVMSRLALAADAGKGRIKQTTVRLRKPKRVQSEMEKDRAMEYRGADEEIPGEPNGHSK